The nucleotide sequence caggagactgaaaagatttggcatgggtcttcggATACTCAaaaatttctacagctgcaccatcgagagcatcctgactggttgcatcacagccaggtatggcaactgctcggccttcgaccgcaagacactacagagggtagtgcgtactgtgttgtattcggcgcatgtgacaaataaaatgtgattcgatttttttattttgatgtaaTAATACGTTTTACTGTTCCTGCACTGTCATCTAATTAACTCCTGTCAAACTGGCCTGAAATCCCCCTGGTACATAGGACCTTCATAAGGGATTAGATTTAATGCCACCGCCATGTTGTGCTAATCTGAAGAGAAAAAGGTTTGGATAGAAATGTCAGGACAACGCATTCACTTAGCGcgagacaacagagagaaaaacacgagTATGACTTGAACCTGAGCCAGGCCTCCAACCCTGCAGGGCTGATGCAGACATAAGGGTGTGTTACAGATGGCTACAGTggattggctgtgtgtgtgtgtgtgtgtgtgtgtgtgtgtgtgtgtgtgtgtgtgtgtgtgtgtgcgtgcgtgcgtgcgtgcgtgcgtgcgtgctaaTACTAAACTAATGAACTCAACGAACCCATCTTTGTTAGAATGCTGTAATGACATTCTCATTaacagtcaaatgaccaaattattaatattttaaataattaacaaacataataaaaattgaaaaaacgccaaaaatctggtgtttctatatttcagtcttctgtgatgtctgtaaagtgtaatattggaatacaaactcaaaatgtaatacatttcaactctttaTCTGACACAGTACAGTTGTCTTCTTGTTTTTAAGTCCATAAccatgtgaggtgtatacttttgtttcaaagtaaccaggtaggctagatttctttaagactaccaagaaacactctgtgtggccCTGATTTAGCCCgctgcagtaaaatgttattAATGAGTGTCTCTATTCTTGGGTTAGAGTCTGTTATTAACAGAGCTGCACCTGTAATACCTGTAGTAGGTTAACCCTGACAGACAGCTAGGCTTCGTCCCATCCCTGGCTGGAGCAGATAGAAATCACTGCACTTCACAAAGGTAGAGTGCCAACTGCCACCAATTCCAAGTGAAGTGCTATCTTTATTCAGTGGTCTTCAACCCCCGGTACATGGACTGGTATTGGTCACTGGAATGTTGCTGACTGGTTCCTCAAAAAGATGGCTAACTTGTTTAGATTAAGCCAGTTCCAAGTGCCAATTCTAAATCCGTGGTCCCCAAACTAGGAGTCCTATAACAATAGGGGAATTCCACGTAATAGTGCTTGACcccttaaaaaaatgtattaattgatTAATCCAATGACCGGATGAGATAACAAGTGAACTGCAGTTGAGTAGTCTATAGACCAATGTATATATACTACAGATTGAAAGGAACAAGCCTAATAGAGGAGTAGTAACATACGATGGACACCAGGGGGTGGAGTTGCATAATCTGTATAAAAGGATATTCAACAAGAAGAAAAAGTTGTGTTAGGTTTGGACTGATGTACAGTAAACCTACATGCATTCATCTCCTGTACATGTCCATGTTCTTTTCACCTATTTTCATAAGCTTATTGAAGCTTATTTGAAGCTTATTTTCAAGCTTATTTTCAAGCTTCTCCTCAGGAAATGTTTTATCTTATCCTCTTTATTGTAGTTTTGAACAAAAAAAATTACTGAAATTAATTAAGAGATGATCAATCGATGACAATCTAATCATTGAAAATATCGTTGATACAAATTAAAATAAAGCACCATATCATGTTAACAAAAATAAATTCATTTTTGTATTTGACTAAAATACTATAACACaatttctattgtattattgactgtatgtttgtttattccatgtgtaactctttgttgttgtttgtgtcgcactgctttgctttatcttggccaggtcgcagttgtaaatgagaacttgttctcaactagcctacctggttaaataaaggtgaaataaaaataaataaataaaaattaatgaAACATCAATCGCGTCGTAACTAATCATGGAGGGGATTATCATGTCAAACAGAATATGATGTGACTACGGGATAGGCCTTATTCACAGCTTAATGTTCTAACATAGACAGCTAGTGCAGGTAAAGAATACATTGACATGTCAGTTAATATCAGCACACATGACAATGACAATGTGATTGCATTGTTCTTCTCACTATCCCAAATCATGTGTAGGTGTGAATCATTCGTTTTATCTACAGGTCACACTTTACAAAGGTTTTTGAATTGGTTTCAACATCTTATCACGTTAGAACATTTTAACGTTGTAAAATGAACATTGTTAAATTATTAATGGACGCAGTGTTAATAAGGTGAATTGACAATAGATTTCACTCAATATGCAAACTACAGACCAATTGTATCATTGAAAACATACATCATTGGCCATGCTTATCAATGCCTCATACTCCAACATGTTTCCGTGGAAACCAAGCGTTCGGCAAAAGAAGGGTTCCAGTCCAACCAGAAGGATTTTCATTATTGGACATGCTTGTCAATGACTTCACGTGCCTTCACTGCCCTCTCAAGAATCACCTTCCCTTTCTCCATTTCAAGTTTACTGCAGACTTTCCAATGCAGAAGTCTGTCCAATAGACTTTCGAGCACAGGTATTGACACTCCATCTACAAAATCAGTCCTCACAGAACGCAGATCTTCTGCTGAAATCATCTGATTGGTCTCAGCCTGATCCCCTCCCATCAACACAGCACCTGGAAGTTGGgggaggttttttttttttttaaagacattcaACTGTGTATAATACAGTTACCTACGCAAACTAAATCAAGCACAGCTCAAATATTTCACATATGTGTTTGACCTAGGTCTGAATATACGCTGTGCCAGACCAGTATTTACGTTAGGGGTGCAGCAGCTGAACCCTTCCACAATCGCACCACCAGCTAATTCACATTACAGACACTGTAAGGCCACAGTAAGATCGGAATGGTGGTTGGTTAAGAGACCCTTTAGAGACCCTCTGCTCAAATACAGGCGTTGAGGTCCAAAACCCTGCTGGTATGCATCCTTCCCAATTAATCAGGGATTCATTCAGATATTAGATACCTCAACCATATTCAGTTGGGCATTCAgttgcacatttatttatttgtaatgggAGTTTACCTACTGCCGCCTGAGTGAAATGATAGAATAATTGTATGGTTTTACCTTGCAGAAGGACACGTCCTGCCCACACCTYATCTCCATCAGCCCCTATCAGGCCATTTCCTGCCTAAAGGAAGGCCacgtataaaaaaaaattaacatttcGTTATTTTTGCAGACTTCTTTAGGTAAGCAGAACCGTTCTAAAATACATGACAAGACATGTTCTGGTTAGCGCATGGATTTGGTCTGTACCTCATTGAGGGGCACATTTGATGGCAGGACGATTACATTCAGAACTGACTGAGGATGGCCGAATGATTGGAGGAAAGGCAGCACCTGTCCCTTGATCGAGAGGAAGGGTCTAAACATTCTGACCAGGCCCCATAAGGAGAGGTCTGTGATGTTCACCACTACGTGTGTGTCAGTCACCCTCAGTGGTGGTAAAACCTCCACACTGTCACCAGTAA is from Salvelinus sp. IW2-2015 linkage group LG9, ASM291031v2, whole genome shotgun sequence and encodes:
- the LOC111968886 gene encoding NACHT, LRR and PYD domains-containing protein 1-like; protein product: MCTTMDTLNLHLTTLTLFTEHRQKTLNLSTALPPHQRTLAVVTKLTPEMSTEFTDTLCRLQCSHAGLFQCSLTGLVFLMKGEGEVLYRTVXWDENLLHSTGQTPAGPLFSIECHQGSICQLHLPHCEILSGEGLDILSVAHVTGDSVEVLPPLRVTDTHVVVNITDLSLWGLVRMFRPFLSIKGQVLPFLQSFGHPQSVLNVIVLPSNVPLNEAGNGLIGADGDXVWAGRVLLQGAVLMGGDQAETNQMISAEDLRSVRTDFVDGVSIPVLESLLDRLLHWKVCSKLEMEKGKVILERAVKAREVIDKHVQ